In Halopelagius longus, the following proteins share a genomic window:
- the cdd gene encoding cytidine deaminase produces MPEELLTRARDALDDAYVPYSEYSVGAALRTADGEVYVGCNIENANYSNSLHAEEVAVAEAVKNGHTAFERIAVTSGAKDGVTPCGMCRQTLAEFADESLVVVCDEGGEETTEYTLGELLPDTISLDTLNAAAESREDV; encoded by the coding sequence ATGCCAGAGGAACTCCTCACCCGCGCCCGCGACGCCCTCGACGACGCCTACGTCCCCTACTCGGAGTACTCGGTCGGGGCCGCGCTTCGAACCGCCGACGGCGAGGTGTACGTCGGGTGCAACATCGAGAACGCGAACTACTCGAACAGCCTCCACGCCGAGGAAGTCGCCGTCGCGGAGGCGGTGAAGAACGGCCACACGGCGTTCGAGCGAATCGCCGTCACCTCGGGCGCGAAGGACGGCGTCACCCCCTGCGGGATGTGTCGCCAGACCCTCGCGGAGTTCGCCGACGAGAGCCTCGTCGTCGTCTGCGACGAGGGGGGCGAGGAGACGACGGAGTACACCCTCGGCGAACTCCTGCCCGACACCATCTCCTTGGACACGCTGAACGCGGCGGCGGAGTCCCGCGAGGACGTATAA